The genomic interval CGCCGGCAGTCCAGAACAGCACCGGCTCGAACCAGTCGAGGTCGAGCAACCGGCTCGATTTCAGCGGCAGACCGGACGTGCCGCCGAGCCAGGTTGCCTTCATCACCAGGGCCGCGACGATCTCGGAGAACACCCACATGGCAATCGAGAAATAGGCCTCGCGTAGCCGGAACAGCGGCAGCGCGATGACGGACGCAACCAGCGCGCCGGCAAGTGGAGCGACCGGCAGAACCCAATAGGGCGACAGATCGAAGGTGTCGGAAATCAGGAACAGCCCGTAGGCACCGATCCCGACGAAGACCTGATGGCCGAAGGATACCAGGCCGGCATAGCCCGCGAGCAGATTCCACATCTGCGCCATGGCCAGGATCAAGAGGCACTCGGTCGCAAAGCGCAGGGCGCCCTCGCCGAGCAGCAGCGGCCCTGCGGCGAGCAACACGGCAGCGACGGCACAGGAGATCGTGATTCCCTTCGACATCGATCAACCCCTGCTCGCGACAAGACCCGCGGGACGGATCAGGAGCATCACGAAGAACAGCAAGTGCGCATAAAGCAAGCCCGCATTCGCGTCCCATTTCAGGCCGACCAGTTGTGCCATTCCGAGCACGATCCCGCCGAGCAACGCGCCCCAGAACGAACCGATGCCGCCGAGCACCACGACCTCGAAGGCGATCAGCAAACGCTCCACGCCGGAGAATGGCGTGAAGCTCGAGCGCACTGCGAGCAGCACACCGCCGATCGCGCCGAGCGCCAGCGACAGACCCATGACGTAATTATAGACGAGCTCCGGCTTGACGCCGAACAGCCGGACAATGTCGCGGCGGTCGGCGGTCGCACGCACGATACGTCCAAAGATCGTGCGCTTGAGCGCCCACTGCAGAAGCAGGAACAACAGCACTGCCGCGATCAACGTCAGCAAGGGCATGACGCCGATGCTGAGTCCGAACAGCTTGATGCTCGCGCGCGAGAGCTCGCCCAGCTGGAGCCCTCTGACGTCCGCGCCGAAGACTTCGACCATCAGGTTGCGCAGGACGATGGAGACGCCGAAGGTCAGCAGCAG from Bradyrhizobium arachidis carries:
- a CDS encoding branched-chain amino acid ABC transporter permease encodes the protein MAWIETLVNGALLGGLYGLLGIGLALVFGVMRLVNIAHGEFMVLAGYLAVILVSLFPQVHPLFVLIPVVIAAFVVGYLYQAVIMNRVARAPDPLAPLLLTFGVSIVLRNLMVEVFGADVRGLQLGELSRASIKLFGLSIGVMPLLTLIAAVLLFLLLQWALKRTIFGRIVRATADRRDIVRLFGVKPELVYNYVMGLSLALGAIGGVLLAVRSSFTPFSGVERLLIAFEVVVLGGIGSFWGALLGGIVLGMAQLVGLKWDANAGLLYAHLLFFVMLLIRPAGLVASRG